Genomic segment of Pochonia chlamydosporia 170 chromosome 1, whole genome shotgun sequence:
AATACCGGAATAGCGTAGTTTCTGAGAAAGGAATTTTGGTATAAGAGCAATGGATTAGGCACTTTACTAGTACTCCAACTTAGCCAGCAGCACCGTTTGCGTCTGGCTACTCCGAAGTCAACCTTGGACGGGACGCTTTGGCAACGTGCTCATCACATTTTCGCTTGGCGTTTGAGGTAACCGCCAGGGATGCACACTTTGACACTGTCTCTATGAGCTGATTCTGCTGCAGCGGTTTCGATAGATACTCGTCCATTTGCGCTTGGAGGCACTTCTCGCGGTCACCCATCATGGCGTGGGCAGTCAAAGCAATGATTGGAGTCCTACTGGCGACATCCGTACTCTGTTCATACTGGCGGATCTTAGCAGTGGCCTCAAATCCGCCCTAAAAGAGCGTTAGCTCCTGTCCGTACCTAGGGACAAAGTGGACTATCATTACCATAATGGGCATTTGAATATCCATGAGGATCACGTCAAATCTTCTCATCTTAACAATTTCAACTGCTTCCAAGCCATTGCCCACAACTGTCACAGTGTGGTTATATTTTTCAAGCATCTTGACTGCCAATCTTTGATTCACCATATTATCTTCTGCGAGTAAGATATTGAGAGTTCTTGTGTCGTCAAGGAGAGGCGGCACATCTCTGTTCTGGAACGCCGGGATCATGCTTATGCCCAAGTCACCAGGTTTGCATGGACTCGTCATACACGATGTGATGCCTAAGTCGAGGCACATCTTGAGGCTGACATGAATGACAGGTGCTAGCAGAACGATTGGAAGATACACCAACTCGTCCACACCTCGAAGTATTCTCGCCGTTTCGAGACAGTCAACAATTATTGCATGACAAGCGGTGCCAGGACCGTCCTCAAGTTCATTGAGGGCAGAGTCCCTGATGCTACTGACCATAACAGGTCGCAAACCGAGGTCCTCAAGCATAGCCCTGACGTCTCCGGTTGAACTTGTTTGGCCTGTTCGTACGACGAGCACCTTGTAGTCCTTGTAAGGTTGGAGCTGTTTCGTGAGCACTTCGGTACCATCAGTAGCTAGCTTCACTTTGCATGTGAAATAGAATCGACTGCCTTTACCAGCTTCGCTATTTACCCAAATATCGCCACCCATGAGGATGGCGAGTCGCTTCGAGATGGTAAGACCAAGGCCGGTGCCCCCAAACTTCCGCGTAATGGAACCATCCGCTTGTTGGAAAGTGTTGAAGATAAGGTCTAACTTGTCCTTCGCAATGCCAGCTCCGGTATCTTCAATAATGAACTCAACGGCGTACTGTCCAGGCTCAACTTGCACTTGGGTCGCTCCCTCTTTCACGGCCAAGCTGACCTTTCCATGGTCGGTGAACTTGATGGCGTTCCCCACGAGGTTGAGAATAACCTGTTTAAGACGAAAAGAGTCCCCAAGGACATAATCCGGGATTGAACTATCTATAGTGAAGTTCAGGTCCAGAAATTTTTCGTTAGCCTTGACTGCCATGGTCTTCAGTGCGTTGAAAACTGTCCCTCTTAGGGTATACGGTATTTCCTCGATttccatcctcctcgcctcaATTTTGGATAAATCCAAAATATCGTCTATAATTGTGAGAAGGCTATTGGCAAGGTTTTTAACAATAGAAAGCATTTCCCGCTGGTACTGCGTTAGGTCGGTGTCCAAGGTCAACTGGGTCATTCCGATGATTCCATTCATTGGTGTCCGAATCTCATGAGACATGTTGGCCAGAAATTCTGACTTTGTTCTGTTAGCTAACTCCGCAGCCTCTCTCGCTTGGGTATTCCGCTGGATGCTATCCCTTAGGTCCGAGATCATTTGGTTGATTTTCCGCTTAAGTTCGTCCATTTCCCCAGAGGCCTCGACATCCACAAGCTTGGTGAAGTCACCATCAGTTGCCAGGTTCGTGATATCTGAAAAGGCCCGCACTTGCGTCGTCTGTTACAATGTTAGCAGACCGACAACCGGAAGTCGTGCAGCTGAGTACATGAAAACAGCGCTCATCTCATGTCGGTTACATACTAAATTGCTAGCCATTGTATTAACGTCTGTCATGATCTCCTTCCAGCGACCACTAAGACCCGCCACGTCTGCTTGAGCGCCCATCTTTCCATCAACCCCAACGTCTTTTGCAACTTGTTGTACCTCGTCGCAAAAGCTTGACAGTCGCCCGaccatgttgttgatggtctCCTTTAAAACTTGTATCTCGCCACTCGCATCCACGTCTATAGCTTGGCTCATATCTCCATTGGCGATTGCTTGAGTGACCGCTGAGATACTTCTCACCTGGACAGTGAGATTTGAGGCCATAGTGTTGACGTTTTCGGTCAGGTCTTTCCATTTACCTTCGACGTTGGCAACCTGTGCTTGCCCACCCAAGGTGCCGTGAGTACCTACTTCTCGGGCCACCTTGCTGACTTCTGCAGCAAATGTACTCAAACGATCCACCATTTGATTGATAGTGTTCTTTAGTTCCAGAATTTCTCCTTTTGCTTCGACGCCGATGGTTGTAGTAAGGTCACCCTTCGCTACCGCGGTTGTGACTTTCGCAATCTCCCGCACTTGCGTCGTCAAATTCATGGCCATGCCGTTAACATTTTCTGTAAGATCCCTCCATGTACCCTCGACGTCGTGGACCGTGGCCTGACCACCGAGACGACCCTCAGTGCCGACTTCCCAGGCAATCTTTGTAACTTCGCGAGCAAATTGCTGCAGTTGATCTACCATCGAGTTAATAGTTGATTTGAGCTCATAGATTTCGCCCCTGCAGTCGACTTGGACTTTCTGCGTGAGATCACCCTTAGCTACCGCTGTCGTGACCTTGATGATATCGCGGACCTGGTACGTCAAGTTCTCGGCCATGGCGTTCACGTTAACGGTTAAGTCGTTCCACATGCCTTGGACTCCCTCAACATCTGCCTGTCCGCCGAGCATACCCTCGGTGCCGACATCTCTAGCTACTCGCGTTACTTCCGAAGCGAAAGTTCGCAGCTGGTCCACCATAGTATTTATTGTTTGTTGGAGCTGCAAAATTTCCCCCCTTGCTGGTCGTTCGACCTTTTTGGTCAAGTCGCCGTGGGCAACCGCGGTTGTCACAGAAGCAATTTCTCGTACTACCATTACATTGTCAGATCAAACCATTTTGCCTTCGTGAGGGCTTGTATAATCGTGACACCAGAACAAAATTACCTTGATCAGTGAGATTTTGTGCCATGACGTTTACTGTAAGAGCACGGTTAGCGAGGAGCGTCACCGCGAATGTAGTTTGAGGAAAGTACCATTATCTGTAAGCTCTTTCCACGTGCCATCGACACCATCGATACGCGCCTGGCCGCCTAATAAACCCTCGGTACCTACTTCACGAGCCACTCGGGAGACTTCGCTCGCAAAAGTTTGCAGTTGGTCCATCATCAGGTTTATAGTGCGCTTGAACGCTTTGATTTCGG
This window contains:
- a CDS encoding two-component osmosensing histidine kinase (Bos1) (similar to Neosartorya fischeri NRRL 181 XP_001265918.1): MVDDSVYEIATGLVASLVADTTLFVNKGSVIRLSGPETPAKKSFENELQKLAVRFGQRESKCSTLVTPSLPETPGEVNDCLFGPGSRPDTIVAIQEAHSHSSPATTCPLEKELWKHQNANDAFRKALQEIGESVTAVARGDLTMKVRINTVELVPEIKAFKRTINLMMDQLQTFASEVSRVAREVGTEGLLGGQARIDGVDGTWKELTDNVNVMAQNLTDQVREIASVTTAVAHGDLTKKVERPARGEILQLQQTINTMVDQLRTFASEVTRVARDVGTEGMLGGQADVEGVQGMWNDLTVNVNAMAENLTYQVRDIIKVTTAVAKGDLTQKVQVDCRGEIYELKSTINSMVDQLQQFAREVTKIAWEVGTEGRLGGQATVHDVEGTWRDLTENVNGMAMNLTTQVREIAKVTTAVAKGDLTTTIGVEAKGEILELKNTINQMVDRLSTFAAEVSKVAREVGTHGTLGGQAQVANVEGKWKDLTENVNTMASNLTVQVRSISAVTQAIANGDMSQAIDVDASGEIQVLKETINNMVGRLSSFCDEVQQVAKDVGVDGKMGAQADVAGLSGRWKEIMTDVNTMASNLTTQVRAFSDITNLATDGDFTKLVDVEASGEMDELKRKINQMISDLRDSIQRNTQAREAAELANRTKSEFLANMSHEIRTPMNGIIGMTQLTLDTDLTQYQREMLSIVKNLANSLLTIIDDILDLSKIEARRMEIEEIPYTLRGTVFNALKTMAVKANEKFLDLNFTIDSSIPDYVLGDSFRLKQVILNLVGNAIKFTDHGKVSLAVKEGATQVQVEPGQYAVEFIIEDTGAGIAKDKLDLIFNTFQQADGSITRKFGGTGLGLTISKRLAILMGGDIWVNSEAGKGSRFYFTCKVKLATDGTEVLTKQLQPYKDYKVLVVRTGQTSSTGDVRAMLEDLGLRPVMVSSIRDSALNELEDGPGTACHAIIVDCLETARILRGVDELVYLPIVLLAPVIHVSLKMCLDLGITSCMTSPCKPGDLGISMIPAFQNRDVPPLLDDTRTLNILLAEDNMVNQRLAVKMLEKYNHTVTVVGNGLEAVEIVKMRRFDVILMDIQMPIMGGFEATAKIRQYEQSTDVASRTPIIALTAHAMMGDREKCLQAQMDEYLSKPLQQNQLIETVSKCASLAVTSNAKRKCDEHVAKASRPRLTSE